One Agelaius phoeniceus isolate bAgePho1 chromosome 7, bAgePho1.hap1, whole genome shotgun sequence DNA segment encodes these proteins:
- the MDH1B gene encoding putative malate dehydrogenase 1B isoform X2, translated as MAKFVVAGKANCPYYAKAELLADYLQTNLPNFRVHKITQHPDKWEQWLHDICETNGWEHSQSPIIWRELLDRGGKGQLLGGLNDFLEYAQKYYGITSMMLSEEMLAIAEENLQAHLEIVKEDEEIKSLIKPMQIWITSASVPICYHLIPLLANGEVFGMTTEISIHLLDTEQFKEMLRSIVMEAEDMAFPLLRSISEHTKTDQAFIDADIIIVLDDVLLNLEVQSLENYIREVSEICQVYAPLIEKNAKSEVKVISSGKTFANLKATMLRIYGPSIRPENIIAISTSWESAAKAMLARKLNMNTAGVKDVIVWGNITGSNYIDLSHAKLYGYDCAIRGPPNFQRPLLSMIYDSEWIHSELVSAQSTLSSRVSRGTGMLPAHAVATVLRYWYHGSPSEEIISVGILSEGQFCIPEGIIFSMPVRLQNGNWEAMTELEINETTQKVLGRLAHELVQEKLVALKEINEMHPYEAE; from the exons ATGGCCAAGTTCGTGGTGGCGG GTAAGGCAAACTGCCCTTACTATGCCAAAGCTGAACTCCTGGCTGACTATCTCCAGACTAACTTACCCAACTTCAGGGTTCACAAGATTACTCAGCACCCTGACAAGTGGGAG CAGTGGCTTCATGACATTTGTGAAACAAATGGATGGGAACACAGTCAGTCTCCTATCATTTGGAGAGAACTGTTGGACCGTGGAGGGAAGGGTCAGCTTCTGGGAGGACTTAATGATTTTCTGGAATATGCTCAG AAGTATTATGGCATCACTTCAATGATGCTGAGTGAGGAAATGTTAGCCATTGCTGAGGAGAACCTGCAGGCACATCTTGAAATTGTAAAAGAGGATGAAGAGATTAAAAGTCTTATCAAGCCTATGCAGATCTGGATTACCAG TGCATCAGTTCCAATCTGTTATCATCTGATCCCGCTGTTGGCAAATGGAGAAGTGTTTGGGATGACCACAGAAATCAGTATCCATTTGCTTGACACTGAGCAGTTTAAGGAGATGCTTCGTAGTATTGTAATGGAAGCTGAAGACATGGCATTCCCACTTCTCCGCAGTATTTCAGAGCACACAAAAACAGATCAGGCTTTTATTGATGCTGATATTATCATTGTTCTTGATGATGTCCTCTTAAACCTTGAAGTCCAATCCCTTGAGAACTACATCAGAGAAGTGAGTGAGATCTGCCAAGTGTATGCTCCCTTGATTGAGAAGAATGCCAAGAGTGAGGTCAAAGTCATTTCATCAGGAAAAACCTTTGCAAACCTTAAGGCAACAATGTTAAGGATATATGGCCCATCCATTAGGCCTGAAAATATAATCGCCATTTCAACATCCTGGGAAAGTGCAGCTAAAGCCATGCTGGCCAGGAAGCTGAATATGAATACAGCAG GAGTTAAAGATGTGATTGTTTGGGGCAATATTACTGGGTCTAACTACATTGATTTGTCGCATGCAAAACTTTATGGATATGACTGTGCTATTCGGGGCCCTCCTAATTTTCAACGTCCTTTGTTGAGTATGATTTATGATAG CGAATGGATCCATTCAGAGCTCGTGTCGGCACAGAGCACGCTGAGTTCCCGGGTGTCCCGTGGCACAGGAATGTTACCTGCGCATGCCGTAGCCACAGTGCTGCGGTACTGGTACCATGGCTCTCCTTCTGAGGAGATCATTTCTGTGGGAATACTTAGTGAAG GTCAGTTTTGCATTCCTGAAGGAATTATCTTCTCTATGCCAGTGAGGCTCCAGAATGGTAACTGGGAAGCCATGACAGAATTAGAAATTAATGAAACGACCCAAAAAGTTCTAGGGCGCTTAGCCCACGAGCTGGTTCAG GAAAAGCTCGTTGCACTGAAGGAAATAAACGAAATGCATCCATATGAAGCAGAGTAA
- the MDH1B gene encoding putative malate dehydrogenase 1B isoform X1, translated as MTKPSNCAAVAMFTGKANCPYYAKAELLADYLQTNLPNFRVHKITQHPDKWEQWLHDICETNGWEHSQSPIIWRELLDRGGKGQLLGGLNDFLEYAQKYYGITSMMLSEEMLAIAEENLQAHLEIVKEDEEIKSLIKPMQIWITSASVPICYHLIPLLANGEVFGMTTEISIHLLDTEQFKEMLRSIVMEAEDMAFPLLRSISEHTKTDQAFIDADIIIVLDDVLLNLEVQSLENYIREVSEICQVYAPLIEKNAKSEVKVISSGKTFANLKATMLRIYGPSIRPENIIAISTSWESAAKAMLARKLNMNTAGVKDVIVWGNITGSNYIDLSHAKLYGYDCAIRGPPNFQRPLLSMIYDSEWIHSELVSAQSTLSSRVSRGTGMLPAHAVATVLRYWYHGSPSEEIISVGILSEGQFCIPEGIIFSMPVRLQNGNWEAMTELEINETTQKVLGRLAHELVQEKLVALKEINEMHPYEAE; from the exons ATGACAAAACCATCCaattgtgctgctgttgctatGTTTACAGGTAAGGCAAACTGCCCTTACTATGCCAAAGCTGAACTCCTGGCTGACTATCTCCAGACTAACTTACCCAACTTCAGGGTTCACAAGATTACTCAGCACCCTGACAAGTGGGAG CAGTGGCTTCATGACATTTGTGAAACAAATGGATGGGAACACAGTCAGTCTCCTATCATTTGGAGAGAACTGTTGGACCGTGGAGGGAAGGGTCAGCTTCTGGGAGGACTTAATGATTTTCTGGAATATGCTCAG AAGTATTATGGCATCACTTCAATGATGCTGAGTGAGGAAATGTTAGCCATTGCTGAGGAGAACCTGCAGGCACATCTTGAAATTGTAAAAGAGGATGAAGAGATTAAAAGTCTTATCAAGCCTATGCAGATCTGGATTACCAG TGCATCAGTTCCAATCTGTTATCATCTGATCCCGCTGTTGGCAAATGGAGAAGTGTTTGGGATGACCACAGAAATCAGTATCCATTTGCTTGACACTGAGCAGTTTAAGGAGATGCTTCGTAGTATTGTAATGGAAGCTGAAGACATGGCATTCCCACTTCTCCGCAGTATTTCAGAGCACACAAAAACAGATCAGGCTTTTATTGATGCTGATATTATCATTGTTCTTGATGATGTCCTCTTAAACCTTGAAGTCCAATCCCTTGAGAACTACATCAGAGAAGTGAGTGAGATCTGCCAAGTGTATGCTCCCTTGATTGAGAAGAATGCCAAGAGTGAGGTCAAAGTCATTTCATCAGGAAAAACCTTTGCAAACCTTAAGGCAACAATGTTAAGGATATATGGCCCATCCATTAGGCCTGAAAATATAATCGCCATTTCAACATCCTGGGAAAGTGCAGCTAAAGCCATGCTGGCCAGGAAGCTGAATATGAATACAGCAG GAGTTAAAGATGTGATTGTTTGGGGCAATATTACTGGGTCTAACTACATTGATTTGTCGCATGCAAAACTTTATGGATATGACTGTGCTATTCGGGGCCCTCCTAATTTTCAACGTCCTTTGTTGAGTATGATTTATGATAG CGAATGGATCCATTCAGAGCTCGTGTCGGCACAGAGCACGCTGAGTTCCCGGGTGTCCCGTGGCACAGGAATGTTACCTGCGCATGCCGTAGCCACAGTGCTGCGGTACTGGTACCATGGCTCTCCTTCTGAGGAGATCATTTCTGTGGGAATACTTAGTGAAG GTCAGTTTTGCATTCCTGAAGGAATTATCTTCTCTATGCCAGTGAGGCTCCAGAATGGTAACTGGGAAGCCATGACAGAATTAGAAATTAATGAAACGACCCAAAAAGTTCTAGGGCGCTTAGCCCACGAGCTGGTTCAG GAAAAGCTCGTTGCACTGAAGGAAATAAACGAAATGCATCCATATGAAGCAGAGTAA